The segment ACGCCGCCTGGGTAGCAATAGACGTCGGCCGTGCCGGGGCAGGTATAGACGGGATCGAAGGTGGGATCGTGCAGGACGGGTCCCAGCGGGTCCGAGATGACGGCGCCGCGTAGGCGATAGGGAACGTCGTGCAGATCGTCGCCCGTGAGCGAAACGCCCGCGACTTGAACGGTATAGGCGCCCGGTTCCAGCAAGACAGCGCCGCCAGACCGAGCATCGCCCGCTAGCGCTCCGACGCGCGCGCGGACCGCGCCGGCGTCATCGTAGATCGTGGCCCAAACGCCGTCAGTGGTGGCAGCGGAGCTGGTCAGATCGAGCAGCAAGTGCATGAGTTGCGACTGCCCGACGTGCAGCGCGTGCAACTGAACTGGGTTTGTGCTGTTCAAGGTCCCGGCGGCGAAGTCAACGAGCTCGATCGCCTGGCTGCCGAAGACGATCGACAACTTGTAGTTGCCCGTCGCATGGTTGCCGGCGTTGGACGCGGCCTTCACGCGAAGCACATACTCGTCGTCCGATGTTGCGGACGACAATTGCACGACGAGCCGTCCGTTACCGTTGGCGACAATGGTCGTCGCGACGGGATCTTGATCGGCCGTGAACAGTTCCACCTGCGGAATCAGGCCGCCCGTTTCCAGCGCATCGATGGAAATGGTGAGAGGTACGCTCGATCCGGCCGCGAATAGCGGCGACTTAAAGCGGTAGTGGTCGACGTCGATGGCGTCGGCGATGCTGCCAATGGCCTCGTAACGCGTATCCTCCAAATAGCCGACCGCGGTTTCCAAGTCGCCCGACTCGAGCGGATCGTCGTCGGCGTGGTCGTCATCGTTCAAGAGCGTGTCGGCGCCCAACTCGAAGAGATCGCGAATTTGATGTGCGGTGGCGAAGCGGAATTCGCGGCCGGCAAAGCGATCGACCCGCTCGGGATCGGCGGTGACCACCTCGTCGAACGAGACGGTGACGGAGTAATGACCGATGGCGAAGGGGCCGTCGACACCGGCCACGCGCAGGTAGTAGCGCGCGTGGCGATCGTTCTCGGCCAGTTGCAGCGTCACGCTCTCTCCAGACGGGGACTCCGTCGTGGCGGATTGCAGCACGTCGCCTTGCTCATTCAGCAACTCGACGTTCGACGCCAACAGGCTCATCCCGGCCCGCCGCACCGTGATCGTCACCGGGCCGTTGTAGTCCGAAAGCCCGTCGAACCAGTAATAGTCGACGTCGGTATCAGTCGTGATATCGGCGTGCGCGATGGACGGCGCCGATCCATCGACGCCTTGGCCGTCTTGCGCCTTTTGCAATCGCGTTGCGCTCGCCAGCGTTTCATTGCCGATCAATACGCCTAGCGAGGCGCCGTCGTTTCCGCCGGTATCGTATTCATTGAGATCATGCATCCGCGCGCCGTGAAGCGCCACGAGGGCCGCGACGTCCGCAGGCGTGGGCGTGATCGCATTCGACACGCCGTGGATGTGCATCGGCGACGCGGGGTCGTCGCTATGCTCCAGGCCGAAGACGTGTCCGGCCTCGTGGAGGGCGACGGAGAACAGATCGTCCAAACTGGTCCACGCGACATTGCTGTTGAACAGCACGTCACCGCTCCAGGAGCCGGCGATCAGCGTATCGGACGGAATCGAAACCGCGAGCACGTCCTCCGCAAGCGGCACCGCCGCCACGCGCACGTCGCCAAAGCGAGTGTCGTCGCGCGCAAGGCCTGGCACGCCGAACGGCAATCCACTGTCGCCGACAACGCCGATATCGCCATTGGTGAGCGACGCCCAGGTTTGAAACGCGCGGAGCACCGTGCCTTGCCACACCTCGGTGCTGGCCAAACCATCAAACGTGCCATGAAGCGCGCTATGCAATCCCGCGACGTTGGTTCCTTCGTCGGCGAATCTGAGTGTAAGCTGCGGCGCATCGCCCCAGAGGAATCCGGTGGCGTCAAGCAACGCGCGCGATTCCAGTTGCTCGGCAACTTTTGCCAGGCGATGTGACAATTTACGACGGTGAACGCGTGAGGGCTTCATCATGGTTGTGGGTTCGTTTCGGTTCGTCCGGCCTGCCGGAGCGCCTGCGCGGCGCTGATAATTCGTTGAAACTCTGGATCTTCGCGAAGCGCTGTGAGATCCGGATCGAGGGGCGCCAGCTCGGCGAGCCGCGCGTCCTGTTGAAAGGCCACGGCCAAAAGTCGCAAGGCCTCGGCGCGATGAGGCGGCTGACCGTTCGACAACAAAGAGTACGCGCAAGCAGTTTGATACGGATGCACCGCCGCGAGGGACAAAGTTCCCAGTCGCACGACATCGGCCCGCGCCTCGTCGGTGCTACCGAGTCGCGCATAAAGCACCGCGCGCCCCGCGAGGGCGTCGGCGTTCGTCGGACGGGATTCGAGCAAATTCGACAGCGCGGCAATCGCCTCTTCCGGTCGCTCCAAGGGGCCAGACAACACACTGGCCGAGTTTTGCAATGCGTTCGCTTCGCGAGGGTTCATTCGGAGCGCGGACTGGAAATCTTCAAGTGCCTTTTCCGGCGACGTCGACAGTTGCGCCACGCCGCGCGCAATCCAGCTCTGCACATCGTTGGGCGCAAGCGCAAGGCCGCGCTCATGGTCCGCCTTGGCCTTCTCCGACTGTCCCAGCCGCGCGTAGAGTTGCGCCCGCATGAAGTAAGTGCGAGTCGGGGATTCGCCCGTGGCGATCGCCGCGGTCAGTTCGTCGATCGCGCCGGGCAAGTCGCCCAACTTTTCACGGGCCACGGCGCGATTCACCAGCGCCGCGGCGAATCGCGGCCGCATTACTAGCACGCGTGAGAAGTCGTCCCGGGCGCCATCCCACATCCGGAGTTCCAGCCGGCACACGCCGCGCTGGTAGAAGGCCAACAACGAACGCGGTGAAAGAGCCGTGCAGATTGAAAAACAAAGTTCCGCTTCGTCCGCACGGCCGCAACCGACGAGGGCATTTCCAAACAGGAACTGCGCCTCGAAGTCCTGGGGAACGAGTTCCGTCCAGCGTCTGGCAGCGGTCGTGGCGGCGACATATTCGCGCGCGAGCAACCGTCGCCCAGTCGCCTCGCGCAGTTTCGTCAATTCGTCCATCGCAAAGCTCGGTTCACTGTTTTCGCCGTCGCTAGTTGCGAAGCTGTGCCAGGCGGCCGGCCGCAAAGCATCGCGATCAGCACTTGGCAGTCGGTCGATCGCCTTTGTGAACGCGAGTCGTGTTGCCTCCACGTCGCGCACTAGCGCCTGCTGTTCCAAGTCAGACAAGAGCGTCACACGGTCTTCCGCCCGCCAATCGTCGCGAGCGTCGTCGAAGTAGGGGCGAAGCAAGCGGTCGGCATCGTCAGTCGCCTGTTTCGCGAGCGCCGGATCCAAATCGGGCGTCGTGAGCGCCGCGCGGATTTCTGGGACGCTCCGCAAATACGTCTCGCGAGTGCTGACCGCATCCAAGCGGGCGACCTCGCGACCTCGTAGGTAAATCACCGCCGCCGCGCAGCTGAGCAGCACTGTCGCGAGCAAGCCCACGCTAGCGCCGGAGCCGAGCCGCGGATGACGCCTGGCCCACTTGCGCGCGCGTTCCGTCAGCGAGCGATTCGCCGCGTATCTGAGCGGTAGTTGCTCGATGTGCCGGCGCAAGTCCACTTCCAGTTCCGCAGCGGATGCATAGCGATCCGAACTCTCCGGCGCTAGGCATTTCCGGGCGATCGACGCCACATCGCGCGACGCTAACTGCGCGAGTTCCGCAGAACCTGAATAGCCCTGCAATCGCTCCGAGCGCATGGCACGCCATAAGGCACGGCCTTGGGAATTGATCTCGGAAAACGGCCGCTCACCGGTCAATATCTCCACGAGTAGCACGCCGCAGGCGTACACGTCGCTGGCGGCGTTGACCGTTTCCCCCGATTCCAG is part of the Planctomycetia bacterium genome and harbors:
- a CDS encoding matrixin family metalloprotease — translated: MMKPSRVHRRKLSHRLAKVAEQLESRALLDATGFLWGDAPQLTLRFADEGTNVAGLHSALHGTFDGLASTEVWQGTVLRAFQTWASLTNGDIGVVGDSGLPFGVPGLARDDTRFGDVRVAAVPLAEDVLAVSIPSDTLIAGSWSGDVLFNSNVAWTSLDDLFSVALHEAGHVFGLEHSDDPASPMHIHGVSNAITPTPADVAALVALHGARMHDLNEYDTGGNDGASLGVLIGNETLASATRLQKAQDGQGVDGSAPSIAHADITTDTDVDYYWFDGLSDYNGPVTITVRRAGMSLLASNVELLNEQGDVLQSATTESPSGESVTLQLAENDRHARYYLRVAGVDGPFAIGHYSVTVSFDEVVTADPERVDRFAGREFRFATAHQIRDLFELGADTLLNDDDHADDDPLESGDLETAVGYLEDTRYEAIGSIADAIDVDHYRFKSPLFAAGSSVPLTISIDALETGGLIPQVELFTADQDPVATTIVANGNGRLVVQLSSATSDDEYVLRVKAASNAGNHATGNYKLSIVFGSQAIELVDFAAGTLNSTNPVQLHALHVGQSQLMHLLLDLTSSAATTDGVWATIYDDAGAVRARVGALAGDARSGGAVLLEPGAYTVQVAGVSLTGDDLHDVPYRLRGAVISDPLGPVLHDPTFDPVYTCPGTADVYCYPGGVQSQSPYLWSDFIQTEPSGQPPSDPNDLFNNWWNWFWSLQPGDTNGDQAVNVSDLNNVRNSIGESGYAPLGDTDGDGVVGIEDLNRVRNNFGNSNAPQAAAPKPITLSLAASSSPIRPTTAPKASVSAVDVVFRSYLSDMHANPVRRRPRLT
- a CDS encoding protein kinase, which encodes MATELDSIVEAYEQARAEGQSVALRRFLPATDSDSYRDVALELMRVDLEYSWQSGHPRRLDEYLDEHGDVLADRAALAALAFEEYRLRRDAGQAVRRDEYARRFAIDVSSWPDDAAPTSAAKFPRVGDRLQGFQLIRELGRGAFGRVYLAEQADLAHRHVVVKVTTEVTVEPERLAQLQHANIVPIYSLHRHEGLQVLCMPYRGDRTLADWLRERRGTNDSSRRSAHETADARIDVTNSFRSETTTTHSRHGTAETRASVTSETSAGRVDAALRIISGVAAGLAHAHRRGIIHRDLKPANVLISEDGTPLLLDFNLATEMRNLDANSNGVGGTLPYMSPEQLLSLESGETVNAASDVYACGVLLVEILTGERPFSEINSQGRALWRAMRSERLQGYSGSAELAQLASRDVASIARKCLAPESSDRYASAAELEVDLRRHIEQLPLRYAANRSLTERARKWARRHPRLGSGASVGLLATVLLSCAAAVIYLRGREVARLDAVSTRETYLRSVPEIRAALTTPDLDPALAKQATDDADRLLRPYFDDARDDWRAEDRVTLLSDLEQQALVRDVEATRLAFTKAIDRLPSADRDALRPAAWHSFATSDGENSEPSFAMDELTKLREATGRRLLAREYVAATTAARRWTELVPQDFEAQFLFGNALVGCGRADEAELCFSICTALSPRSLLAFYQRGVCRLELRMWDGARDDFSRVLVMRPRFAAALVNRAVAREKLGDLPGAIDELTAAIATGESPTRTYFMRAQLYARLGQSEKAKADHERGLALAPNDVQSWIARGVAQLSTSPEKALEDFQSALRMNPREANALQNSASVLSGPLERPEEAIAALSNLLESRPTNADALAGRAVLYARLGSTDEARADVVRLGTLSLAAVHPYQTACAYSLLSNGQPPHRAEALRLLAVAFQQDARLAELAPLDPDLTALREDPEFQRIISAAQALRQAGRTETNPQP